The Atlantibacter hermannii genomic interval TCGGCGCGGCGGTAGGCTGCTGCGTGGGCGGTTTCCTCGGCGACTGGCTGGGCACCCGCAAAGCCTATGTATGCAGCCTGCTGGCCTCGCAGTTGCTGATTATTCCGGTGTTCGCTATCGGCGGCACTAACGTGTGGGTACTGGGCTTGTTGCTGTTTTTCCAGCAGATGTTGGGGCAGGGAATTTCCGGCATCCTGCCGAAGTTGATCGGCGGCTATTTTGATACCGATCAGCGGGCCGCCGGGCTGGGCTTTACCTATAATGTCGGCGCGCTGGGTGGCGCACTGGCACCGATTATCGGTGCGCTGATTGCTCAACGTCTTGATTTGGGAACCGCGCTGGGTTCGCTGTCATTCAGCCTGACGTTTGTGGTGATCCTGCTGATTGGCCTGGATATGCCGTCCCGTGTTCAGCGCTGGTTGCGTCCTGAGGCGTTGCGTACCCACGACGCCATCGACGGCAAACCGTTCAGCGGCGCGGTGGTAAAGCCGGTAAAGACGCGTGAACTGGTGAAAAGCAAAAGCTAAGGCTTGAGCGCCGCCATCGTTTTTAACTTATTCGCCCGGGCCTGGTCCGGGCGAGCCTGCACCAGCAAGCTGTATATCATGTCCAGTACAAATGCCTGCGCCACCCGTGTCGCCAGCGAGTCGCCCTGTAGTTCACCCTGATGGTGACCGTTGATCAACGCAATGTCCGCCTGTTCCAGCAACGGGGTGCCAAGATGATGGGTAAGGGCAATGGTGGTCGCGCCAGCCTGTTTTGCCAGACGCAGCGCCTTTACCGTTTCAGGCGACGCGCCGGAATGACTGATAGCAATAGCGACATCGCCCGCTCCTAACAATGCCGCCTGCATGGCCATCTCGTGGTTATCGTGCAACGCCACGGCCCGTAATCCCACGCGCATCAGCTTGTGTTTCATTTCCCGGGCGCTGATCCCCGACGATCCCACGCCAAACAGATAAACCGTCGCGGCCTTTAACAGCGCGGCTACCGCGTGCCGCACCTGTTGCGCATCCAGCAGCGTACGGGTTTGCGACAGCACGCTGTGCACGGTTTCCTGAAGTTTCGCGCTGACCGCGTCCACGTCGTCATCCGGCGTGATATCCACGTCCAGCATCGTATCGCTGCGCGCCAGCTCAATAGTCAGGTCGCGTTTAAAATCCTGAAAGCCGCGATAGCCCAGCAGGCGGCAAAACCGCACGATGGAAGCTTCGCCTGCACGGGCATCCTGCGCCAGACCCGCCACGGTGAGCGTGGTCGTCCGCTGGGGATGCTGCAAAATAAACTGGGCGATACGTTGGCTGGTGCGGCTCAGGCTGCTTTGCATGGCCCCGAGCGTGGCGAGGATTTTGCCGGGTTGCAGCGGCGGAACGGTGAAGACCTCGGGTGTATTATTCATCGCTATCCTGAACAGGCCTCCATCAAATCCCCCGCAACATCGGGTTAATCGCGTTTCGAATGTCATTATCCCATTGGCGCAGCCCG includes:
- the ybbH_1 gene encoding transcriptional regulator, which gives rise to MNNTPEVFTVPPLQPGKILATLGAMQSSLSRTSQRIAQFILQHPQRTTTLTVAGLAQDARAGEASIVRFCRLLGYRGFQDFKRDLTIELARSDTMLDVDITPDDDVDAVSAKLQETVHSVLSQTRTLLDAQQVRHAVAALLKAATVYLFGVGSSGISAREMKHKLMRVGLRAVALHDNHEMAMQAALLGAGDVAIAISHSGASPETVKALRLAKQAGATTIALTHHLGTPLLEQADIALINGHHQGELQGDSLATRVAQAFVLDMIYSLLVQARPDQARANKLKTMAALKP